The Lynx canadensis isolate LIC74 chromosome A2, mLynCan4.pri.v2, whole genome shotgun sequence DNA segment GAATGTTTTCACACTGTTAACAATTTTACCTGTGTAATCAGGTTGTTTCTTCATTGCTTGGTTTATCCTTCTTGGAAATTGATTCCTCAGCCcatacattttcatgttttgtggAAGTCTGTTAAAATTTGacctaaatgttttgttttctagatgaTCCAGACCCTGATGATGGTTTTAACTATAAACAAATGATGGTTAGAGATGAGCGGAGATTTAAGATGGCAGACAAGGATGGAGACCTTATTGCCACAAAGGAAGAATTCACAGCTTTCCTGCACCCCGAGGAATATGATTACATGAAAGACATAGTAGTACAGGTTGGTGGAGAACAGTGATTCTCAGCAGAAACTCAGTTTCTCTTTTTGGGAGAATGACTTATTTGGGAGAATGACTGTATTTGGGAGAATCACttatttaagtaagctctaaGCTCCAgggtagggcttgaactcagtgaccccgagatcaagaatcccatgctgtaatgactgagccagccaggtgccccaggaaaatcctttttttttttttttttttaaatgtttgtttattattttgaagagaccgagagtgagcaggagagggacagagagagaaggagacacagaatctgaagcaagctctgagctgtcagcacagagcccaatgtggggcacgaacccacaatcctcaagatcatgacctgagctgaagttggacgcttaatggactgagccaccgaggcaccctaggaatatcctatttttaaaaatatctcataaccgggacacctaggtggcttagtcagttaagcatccaatttcggctcaggtcacgatctcacggttggtgagtttgagccctgtatggggttctctgctgtcagtgcgaagcccactttggatcttctattcccctttctctctgccccttcaccactcaacgtctctccctccctccctccctccctccctccctccctccccccccctctctctctctctctctgtctcaaaagtaaacattaaaacaaaatcccATAACCAGTGATCAGACACTACTGAAGAATTATCACAGAAGGCAGTTACCAATAAAACATAAACTGTAGACTTTATAGTTTTGTAAACATAAAACATAGACTACATAGTTACAGACCTACGGGTCATATCTGTTAGAATGACTTCATGACTAGGGCTACTCCACATCATTATCGGCTTGGTGGGATAGGTCATTATTAAATAATGCCAGTGTTCCTCCAAGAAGATTCATAATTATTTAGGGTTGAAGcataaaaaatagttaatattttaccattttttcgGCTAGAAAAACAGCAACTTCCTATGCTTTAACCATACCCACACAtgtacatatttgtttttaaaattttttttaatgtttattatttttgagagagagacagatagagtgtgagcgggtgagcacagagagggagggagacatagaatccgaagcaggttccacgctccaggctgtcagcacagagcctgatgtggggctcgaactcatgaactgtgaagtcatgatctgagccaaagtcagatgctttaaccgactaagccactcccGTGCCCCTAACCATACCCGCATGttcatgtgtgtttttaatgAATGATAAATGCCTAAACTAATTCATCCAGATACTAACTTTAATAGTCTCTTCTTACTCTCTTTTGTCCAGGAAACAATGGAGGATATAGATAAGAATGCTGATGGTTTCATTGACCTGGAAGAGTATATTGGTAAGTCTGTTTCTCCTGTTTTTCCTAGAGGAAGCTGAGAAGTTGTGGAAGTGTGTTTGCCCATAGAAATAATTTACCCCTAGGTAGCTTCGCCGGTTGAgattctgacttttgattttggctcaggtcatgatcttaccatagtgagattgagccctgcatcgggctctgcgctgggtatggaacctgcttgagattctctctccctctccctctgcccctccctgtgcacACCCACAAGTCTgagctgtctctttctctcaaaataaacaggggcgactgggtggctcagtcagttaagtgtctgactaaggctcaggtcatgatctcacagctcgtgagtttgagcccaacatcaggctctgtgctgacagctcagagcctggagcctgcttcagattctctgtccctctctctgtctgcccctccccgctcattatgttctgtctctctcaagaataaacattttttatgttttttatatttgagagagagagacagagtgtgagcaggggaggggcagagagatggagacagaatctgaagcaggcttcaggctccaagctgtcagcacagagcccaacatagggctcaaactcacaaccatgcCGAAGTTGGTggcccaaccgaatgagccacccaggcacccctcaagaatacacattttttaaaaattaaaaaaaaattgttttaaatgaaagaaattttttttaatgcaaatttaaaaataatttggggtgcccgggtggctcagtcatttgagcgtcccacttcagctcaggtcatgatctcacagttgggggttcgagtcctgcatcaggctctctgcattCAGTGTGGAGTctccccttcagatcctctgtcccccaactttactcctcccctgctcgctcgcttgcttgcttgcttgctctatctctctctctcaaaaataaacattaaaaaaaaaatttaccccaTGGGTCAACTCTTAGCACATCATTAAGCCAGACCAGCATGAGGAATAGTGGGTCATGATAAAGTGTCTGTAGCAGCACTGTCCAATCAAAATGTAAATGTGAGCCACatgatatatttttacttttaaaaaaaaattttttttaatgtttatttttgagagacagagcacgagtaggggaggggcagagagagggagatacaaatccgaagcaggtttcaggctctgagctgtcagcacagagcctgaagtgggctcgaacccatgaaccgcgagatcgtgacctgagccaaagtcggcacttaaccgactgagccacccaggtgccccgtgttaTTACTTTACTAATAGCTAcatcaaaagcttttttttttagggattcctgggtggctcattcggttaagcatccagctcttggttttggctcaatcaggtcatgatctcatagctcctgaGTTGGacccctgggtcaggctctgtgctgacggtgtgaagcctacttgggattctctctccctctttctccgcccctccccggctgGTATgcgcgttctctctcaaaataaataaacttaaaaaattttttagcatgattagttttaatatattttatttaacctagtaATCTAAATTACTTTCATCATGTtatcaatataaattattaagaatttttttcatacTGTTTGCAGAAGCATCTTTtatacttacagcacatctcTGATCAGACCAGCCATAGTTGAAGTCCTTGATAGCtccatgtggccagtggctgccatattggatagCACTGATACAGTGCATTCCAGATGCCCATGGAATTGACAGTAAAGAGTTGTAGGGAGCCTAAACTGGTGTTAGGAAACCCAAGAGAAGAATATAGGGAATAGGATAAGAGATCAGTGGGTGACTAAGGGACCCCAAGTTGCCGATTTCTCTTAGAGTATTTCCTCCTTTCTACGATATTCTGTTTGTATTTTCTGTCTAGGTcctctgttcccttttttttttttttccacctgtcCCTTGAATTGAGCAAGTTACTTTTCTCAGATTTTGTCTAATTATACTTGCTCTTTATATTTAGGGTTATTCCCATTGAATTACTCCCTGAATATTTACTATTCTTCAAAGACTCAGTGATGTGTTCTGagttttttttagagaaaaaggaatgagcAGTGGaagatcttccttccttccttccttcttctttcttctttcttctttctttccaaaatgattcTTTTTAGTGGAGTTCATCAGCACAGAGGAAGTAAATGTCTGGCTGCATTTACTGAGACTGCTTCAAAGTTGACTGtttctacttttaaatattttatcttttcattcctgGCTTTTGCCATTTTATCACTATTGCTAAAACTGAGGAACTCATTTGAACCTCCAGAGGAGAGGAATTAAGTTTTATAACTGGTAAGTACCATCATTTATCAAGCATCGAGGTCAAATAAGGAGatatttctttctacttctccatCATACATATCCAAGGGCAGAGGAATTGTATTTTGAAACTGTTAaaccaagtgtgtgtgtgtgtgtgtgtatttcttttgcaAACCATCAACTAACATAAACACTTACACCAGGGATGCTGGATTTTGTAAACCTAAAAGTCCCCAAACAATATCTTCCAGTTTCTAGGGATATGCTAGTTTCTGCCCTATTGAGGAGAGAGATCATAAACAAATGGTCAGTGcctctttcatttagcattaatAAGAAGTCCCCAGAGTTATGctgttgaattttttatttaaacttgttGTAGAACGTTGCAGACATGTACAAAATTAGAATTCCATGTACCTATGCCCAGCCCTAACAGCCGTCTACTCATGGCCAATCCCTTCACATCTGTAACCAatccatttccttactttttttattattttgaagtaaattccaatcatcatctcatttcatctctaAGCATTGCATTATGTATCCTAAGAACATTTTAACgtaatctcaaaaaaattaattttagtatcaTTATACAGattaaatcctttttaaatagaaatttaaatagtattatttttatccttactCATCTATCTTTGAAATGCACTTACATTACATTGTATATTCTAGTTTCTATTAAAAGGATGTCTTTTGGGGGGCCTgcgtggatcagttggttaagcgtccgacttcggctcaggtcatgatctcatggttcgtgagtttgagccccacgttgggctcggtgctgaaaggaccttgctttggattctgtcttcctctctctctgacccacccctgctcatactatctctctcaaaaataaacaaacattaaaaaaagtatgtctTTTAAGCACACATTTATTTCCTCTGTAATTCAGAATTTCCCCATATTTGTACTATGAAAGGTCTCGACCCACAGGACAGCTAAGGCAGGGCACTGGCCCGGTGGATCAtacaaatattacattttctGAATGTGCTGTAGCATAGAAAAAAACAGGCAAGTCCTGTCCTGAGGTACTCCTCCTTTGTTTAAAACAGAAGTagttcggggtgcctgggtggctcagtcggttaaagcgtccgacttcggctcaggtcacgatctcaccgtccgtgggttcaagccccgcatcaggctctgtgctgactgctcagagcctggagcctgtttcagattctgtgtctccctctctctctgaccctcccccattcatgctctgtctctctctgtctcaaaaataaacgttaaaaaaatttaaaaaaaacaaaacaaaacagaagtagtTCTACTCTTAGCCCTCAAGTTCAGGAAAATGACAGTACCAACTGTCAGGTGACAATAATACATTTTAGTAATGAGTTCATCCTTTATTCAAGGGAAAACAGCCTATAGACTGGGGATCGTTGTGCCCAACAAGCAGTGGAGCGCTCTCTCTTCCCAAGGGATTTTGGGCAAGAGCCGAGTTTTATAGAGCATTAGAAGCAGCAGCGTAGAAACAGCATGACTGGCTAGCAGGTCCTATTTTCTAGGGTCAGGTAAAGTAGCTGAATCTGAGTTGGAGGATTGTGATTGGTGTACGTTAAATTTCCTTGGCAGTATGGTGTTTCCTCTAAGTGCAGGCTAACTTGTGTTCAGATTTGTGACTTGGGCTGTCTCCATTTTGTGGGTTCCTACATATAAAACCTTTACCACAACTAAATACCTTTGCTTAGAACTGCTGGAAACCATTTAGACGTATATAAGGTATGCTCCCATACCTTGCATACAATGCACACACACTGATGTATATACCTCAGGAATCTTCAGACTTTTTCATTCACATAAGTCTAAAAAAATTTTGacaaaacagtattttattgcacattttaaaattggtaTCTTTAAATAGCTGTAAAGAAGAATCTCTGTTGGTTGTAAATACTGAATTTCAAAGTACCTTAACTCTTAAATCTAGTAAAATTCAGGTATACAATAACAACTTCTTAGCCACCAGCATTCATAGAAGTAATTTGAACAAACTAGCTTTAGAAGATAATAGTAAATTCAGATTTGGACTGAGTATTCAGTAATACCAAAAAATTGATTTTGTGAAACATGATAATGACATTATGGCTATATAAGAATATACCCATTATTTTTAGAAgtaggttcttaaaaaaaaatttctgaaatataCTTAGTAATTGGTAGACAGTTTGGGCTTCTAGTCTACACTTCTCAAGTTTTCTTGAGAATTTAAAATAGCACCTTTCTAATACCAATAGTCAGGTTTAACTAGTTACCTTGGATTGAAAAGGAATGTAGGAAACAACTATCTTTTGAAAGTTAGCCTTTATCTTTCTGGATGTTAGTcatctccctttattttttcaatttttaagggCTAAGGATTCTTTTTGGACTCACTAACTCAAAATCAACAGCTGGAAATATTCTTAAAGGTCATTAGTTAAACCTCAGGAAAATGCCTTGCTTTCTCAGGCCTCTCTGACCTATAAAATAGCCTTGTAACTGCTACTACGTTCCAGATGGGGGAAAAATTAGGCCAGATTAGCATGTGGCAGTCTTGGAAAAAATACTCACCTTTTGTATTATGTATGTCTATGTACGTAGGTGACATGTACAGCCATGATGGAAATGCTGATGAGCCAGAATGggtaaagacagaaagagaacaatTTGTTGAGTTTCGAGATAAGAACCGTGATGGGAAGATGGACAAGGAAGAGACCAAAGACTGGATCCTCCCCTCAGACTATGATCATGCAGAGGCAGAAGCCAGGCACCTAGTGTATGAATCAGACCAGAACAAGGTAAGTCTGGCCAGGCCCAAACAACCTAGCAGTGATCAAAGTCTGTTTCTAGGGGATTACCTAAAACATTCCTGTTGAGGTACATAGAGCATGTAAGGTCTTAATTAGTCTAAGTCTGCTGCAAATCTTAAGTTGGCGATTGAAAATTTACAGGGCAGTGCTAGCTATCTGATCTCATTTTAGAAATCCCTTTGCCCAGTGTTCACACCATTGGAGGCATTTGGCTTCAGCAAAGAGCCTCTGTACGTAGCCTGTGCCCAGCATGCTTCATCTGTTACCTTTGGATCCCCAGGaaattttccctaatttttttttccccattatttcctttgttcttttatcTATCATAGGCTCATTTTCCCTACTCAAAGTTggtcatctccctcttttttttatttttatttttttttatttaaacaaaaattttttttattaatgtttatttatttttgagagagacagagctcaagaggggaagggccagagacagagggagacacagaatctgaagcaggctccaggctccaggctccgagctgtcagcacagagcccaatgcagggctcaaagtcacgaaccgtgagatcatgacctgagccgaagtcggacgctcaaccgactgaaccactcaggcaccctgatcatttccttcttaaatatgctttttaaaactaaattcttAGTAGTTACGTTGTAAATCAGCTTTTCTCTGGAGCCTGTTAAAATTGTCCTCAATCAATTATCTGAGGCATTTGGTTCATTAAAAGAgtggtattggggcgcctgggtggcgcagtcggttaagcgtccgacttcagccaggtcacggtctcgcggtccgtgagttcgagccccgcgtcgggctctgggctgatggctcggagcctggagcctgtttccgattctgtgtctccctctctctctgcccctcccccgttcatgctctgtctctgtctgtcccaaaaataaataaaaacgttgaaaaaaaaaaaattaaaaaaaaaaaaaaaaaagagtggtattATCACTGAGCCCTGTCACCTTTTCAGCAATATGAATGCTTTGCTTAGAGTGAGCTGAAAGTCAATCTAAAGACGGGCGGGGTTTGCATTCTGAATATTTCTCCTGTCTAAGCCTGTCTTCTGTTTCAAATGCAGTGTTTTATCATCAAGCCTTTTTAAGGGTCGGTCTGTTTTGAGTTCTTGCTTCAGTCACTTAAAGTAGCCTGTGTCCTGACTGAGCTatgtgagaaaaagaaactcGTAAGGTCAAATCTTGGGAATCTGGCTTACGTAATGTTTGAGATGAGTGTCTCAGCCTTCATTTGGGGTTATGTCTGGAATCTGATTGGTGGCTACAGTGTAGTGGGGGTGAGGACTATGTAAGGATGTTAGCAGATTTCATTGTTCCTGTGAGGCAGTGACTTGATTCACTTTATTTTACCCAGTTCTTCCTATCTCTTACCTATACCTAGAAGATGTCCCACATCTTGCTTGACATATCTCTAGCATTAAGTTATTGAGctatattatttccattcttccagttttaacttaataagaaaaatgtattaattgttgcttttttccctctgtatGTGGAAGGGGTCAGGGATGAGGATTGAGTTCCCATTTAATTTAGTGGAGTTAGAATCTCAAATCCTAACCCCTTTTGTTCTATAGCAGTGTTTCTAAATTTGAAATGGGAAATCTGTTTTGCCGCAATTCACTCTTCTCTCTCGTTTCAGGATGGCAAGCTTACCAAGGAGGAGATTGTTGACAAGTATGATTTATTTGTGGGCAGCCAGGCCACAGATTTTGGTGAGGCCTTAGTACGACACGATGAGTTCTGAGCTGCAGACAGAAGAACCTGCATTTCttcaaaagtaatttatttttacagcTTCTGGTTTCACATGAAATTGTTTGCGCTACTGAGACTGTtattacaaactttttttaagaCCTGAAAAGGCGTAATGAAAACCATCCCGTCcccattcctcctcctctttgaGGGACTGGAGGGAACCGTGCTTCTGAGGAACAACTCTAATTAGTACACTTGTGTTTGTAGATTTACACTTTGTATTATGTATAACatggtgtgtttatttttgtatttgttctctGGTTGGGAGTATAATATGAAGGATCAACATCCTCAACTCACGCTTGTAGGCAAATATTAGCCCTTCACTCTTTCTCAACCcttgccatataatttttataattctgacttaactaattttttaaagcctgAGATCAATAAGAAATgtttaggagagagaaaagggaaaaaaaaaatgccccacaattaatatttagagagagaacacttaACCTTGCCTGTTGAAAGTATGTTTTATAAGTAGTAGGGGCCACATAGTCCATTCAGTTGCTATAGGTCCAGCAATTGATCGTGGCATTATCTGGGCAAGGACAGATCCCTGTGCTGTCAGGAAGCTTGGCTCGacttgattttgttcattttttttcttcccagtagGACTAGCTGTTTGCTAATTTTGCTGGGCACAGCTGTGGTGGGAAGAGTTAGGGCCAGTGTCTTGAAAATCAAGTAGTGAGTGTGATCTCTTTACAGAGTTATACATAGAAACAGCTGGAAGATTAAGGGAAAAATACAAGTGTTTTCAGGGCACTTTTTTCTGGGTGTGCGTCTGTTGAAGTGCTCAAGACTGTCTTGCCTATTGAATCAGTAAGTGCCCCATTCAGCTCCTATCTCCCCAGGTGTTCTGGGAATTAATCTTGCTTTCACTGCAGTCAAATTGTATTCCTTTCCAATTATGTCATTGAAAGTGCCTTTAACAAGAGAAATGATCACTGAATGAGGGTTCTATTAAGAAACCCTAAAATAGATTATTTGGACCCCCTTATATGAAATGAAGCTTACAACCTCCCAatgtattggggattttttttttttttctttcctttctctttcagaCAGTGGTTAAATAGCAGTATTAGTTAGGAGCTTGGTTGCAGTGTTCTTATCTTGTGGGCTGGTTTCCAAAAACCACATGCTGCTGAATTTACCAGGGATCCTCATACCTCAGAATGCTAACCACTTACCACCAGGCCTATTTCGGTGTCAGCTGAAGAGCTTGAACTCAGACTCAAAGATGAGAGGGCCTACATAGAGGACTCTTTGGTTTGAGGACCATTGCTCAACCTTCTTGCCTTTGACCCAACACTCCCTTTGCCcccatttccccttctccccactgcccccaaaAAGTTTATTATGGATCAGCAGATTGCCAATCCTTGTCAAAGAGGGACATTGTAGAAAGAGCTGAAGAAGCCACCTTCTGTTCCCAACACACTTTGCCCATATTTTATGTAACACGAACTCTGTCTTTTTTGGTCCCTTTCTTACAGATGGACCTCTTTTGAGAAGAAGAATTGTATTCCAAACTTTTTTAGCCCTCAGGTTATTaagataaatgtatgtatatctaacctttattatttcatatatcttTATGGATAATACATTCAGGTGGTGCTGGGTGATTATTATAATCTGAACCTAGGTGTATCCTTTGGTCTTCCATGATCATGTTGAGGTGGACTACTTGGCCTGGTAAAATGCCAGATTATCATGTAACTTCATCCTGGCCTTTGCATTGAGCTCTTGAGAGTAGATAAACTCTTTTAAAGTTTAACCCCAGCATAGGGGAGTGGAAATCTCTGCTCTCCAGATTCCCCATTTTTACTGTTAAGATCAGAGATCATAATGTCAACTGGGAttaaagagagcacatgagttgTGTGGCAAGACAGCCTCACAGCTCACTAGGTACAGAGAACCCAGGCCTTATGTTAAAGTTACTCACTTAGAAAGCAAACCTTCATACGCTAAAATGGCAACTTCTGGATGCTGGGTGCTCAGCAGCAAGTGTTATACTCTAATCTCTAATGATCCCCCTGGATTATCTTTTTGGTTTAAGTCAAGCCTGAGGCTGGTGAACAGTGGCTACACACCCACATTGTGTGTTCTGTGAATGCTAGCTCTCTTGGATTTGGATACTGGTTATTTTTTATAGAGTGTAAACCAAGTTTTATATTCTCTAATGCAAACAGGTACCTATCTGTTTCTAAATAAAACTGTTTACATTCGTTGTGGGGTACATATgtcctttattcttttaagaaGTGGAACTCTTGCTTAGAATTACAGGTGCtataaaatgtcaaagaaaagGAGGTCTCCTAGAGGTTTACTGTACTCCCTCCCATCCCAGATAAGTTCTGCCTTCTCCCAGATTAATTACTCCTTTCTTAATTCTGAAATCTTCTGTCATCCTTCTCACTACAGCTGTaccccttctctgctttccttaGGCTGTATAACTGGAGAAGAGCCCAGCTGCTCATTACATAATTATCTGATACCAAACACAAGTCATTCCTGAATGTACACACGAcatttatcttgatttttatttcaaaaaggcTTTCACAGGGGGAGCATGAAGTATAAGGTAAAACAGTTTTTTCAACACTTTTTGAACATTATAAACTGTATAAAGGTGTGTAAATTCATTCTGAGAACATGAAGAGAATTAACTATTAATACACAGCTTAAGACAGATATATAGGTTTAGCCAAATTGGGTGGGGAGCACCTGGAATAATTCATGCTGGCTCAGGAGCTTCTGGACACAGCTGTCCCTGCCAGAGCTATGGTGATGATTGGAGGTAATGGCATAAAGAAGTTCTTTCAAACCCCTATTTTGGGCCTACTTgaggtttagtttgttctttctttctatctctcccatttctttttttttttttcaacgtttgtttatttttgggacagagagagacagagcatgaacgggggaggggcagagagagagggagacacagaatcagaaacaggctccaggctctgagccatcagcccagagcctgacgcggggctcggactcacggaccgcgagatcgtgacctggctgaagtcggacgcttaaccgactgcgccactcaggcgcccctctatctcTCCCATTTCTAAGATGTTTATGTTTGTTCTAATTCAGATTGTATTATCTTAGAGCCCcagtaaggggggaaaaaaagtttttgaaaaggaaga contains these protein-coding regions:
- the CALU gene encoding calumenin isoform X2, which encodes MDLRQFLMCLSLCTAFALSKPTEKKDRVHHEPQLSDKVHNDAQSFDYDHDAFLGAEEAKTFDQLTPEESKERLGMIVDKIDVDKDGFVTEGELKSWIKHAQKKYIYDNVENQWHEFDMNQDGLISWDEYRNVTYGTYLDDPDPDDGFNYKQMMVRDERRFKMADKDGDLIATKEEFTAFLHPEEYDYMKDIVVQETMEDIDKNADGFIDLEEYIGDMYSHDGNADEPEWVKTEREQFVEFRDKNRDGKMDKEETKDWILPSDYDHAEAEARHLVYESDQNKDGKLTKEEIVDKYDLFVGSQATDFGEALVRHDEF
- the CALU gene encoding calumenin isoform X1; this translates as MDLRQFLMCLSLCTAFALSKPTEKKDRVHHEPQLSDKVHNDAQSFDYDHDAFLGAEEAKTFDQLTPEESKERLGKIVSKIDGDKDGFVTVDELKDWIKFAQKRWIYEDVERQWKGHDLNEDGLVSWEEYKNATYGYVLDDPDPDDGFNYKQMMVRDERRFKMADKDGDLIATKEEFTAFLHPEEYDYMKDIVVQETMEDIDKNADGFIDLEEYIGDMYSHDGNADEPEWVKTEREQFVEFRDKNRDGKMDKEETKDWILPSDYDHAEAEARHLVYESDQNKDGKLTKEEIVDKYDLFVGSQATDFGEALVRHDEF